The Aquila chrysaetos chrysaetos chromosome 21, bAquChr1.4, whole genome shotgun sequence DNA window AGGGGAGATCTTCCTGGAGCTCCTGCAAGGGACTGCTTTGAAGCAGGATTAACAGATTGAACATTGAGGTTGTATTTGCAGTCCCCTGTGAAAAGAGTTCAAGGTGCCTCTTGGCTCCTCAGCAGCTGGGTTGAGTGCCAAAAGCCTGATGCATGCATTCGATCGCTGTTTTCCACCAGGCAGAGCACAGGGTTGGCTTTGGAAAACAGCGATCGAATGCACCCATCAGGCACCCTGGCACGTCTGAGCacaacagagggagaagggaagacagAGCAGTATGAAACATTGCCTTGCTGCAACATGAGCCCTGAGCATTCTCCTTCCCCAAGGAGCGTGTAAATGCCTTGAAACTGGAAGCAAATCACCATGGGACACAGAGGCCTGTCTCCATAGAAGAGCTCTTAGCTTGCTTTCTCAGGGTGTTACAGCAGGGCTTTCCAGGATGCTTATCTCCCTGgtagaaaagctatttttttattctgagtgaaagtctgttttctagcgtcttttattctgcttcagCCTGGCTCAGCTTTCCGCCCAGCAGTTGAGCTAAGAGCAGTGCGGAAGCTGTCAGGGCTGCTGCTCTTGGCTGTCTCGCTTAAGTTGCATTAGTGCCACCACAGACAAAACCCTCCATTGCAGCTCTTGCTCCTGGCAGTGCTGAAACACCGCTCCAGGCTAATCAAGGGCTGGCTTCCATTACAATCAATGGAAAAACACCCTTAAAACAGAGCTGCACCTCCCATGCTTTCCCCCTACAGGCTGCAAGGGCAACTAAAGCCAAGCCTTGTCCCAGCTGTCCACCCAGCGTTTCCTTGGGGTAGTGTTGAGGATGGTAACAAACAACCCTCCACATAGACTTCCTGAGTGGGAATAAGATGAATTCTGGTTGCTGTactcattttattatttcagttattaCAGACAAGCGGAAAACACCGCACAAGGCCAGAGCAAGGGCTGTCCTGATGCCATTTACAATGTGATACTACCATGCATTTGCACCCCGCTTTGCTGAGAACTAGCATGTTTTCATCTGTGCTCTCCCAGCGCAGGGCACAGCAGGCTTCCTCACCCatctttgaaaacacagaagggGAGAATTCTACCTCAAAGTGGCGGGGAGTTCTGATGGGAGCacaggacagggacagggctgTGCCAAGTGATGGAAGCAGGTTCAGTGAGTGAAACCCTTAACCGTGCAAGCGCCACAGCTGAGGAAACCTGGCCAAGTGCCTGCAGCAGTTCAGAAACATGCTCCAGGCGCCTCAGTCCTGTATCGTGGGGGTCATTAAGCAGCAAAGAGGTACAAACACACCTTAGCAGACTAGTGCAGCTAGAGATGTGCACTGAGTTTGAGTGGATTTTACTCCTGTTCCTTGAGTCCCAAGCAAACCCAGTAGTGTAGAGCAGAGGTAGGAcagtggagaaggaaagaatttcaTGTCACCGGAGAAGTGAACAGGTTGATCTCTTGGAGGACAAAGGCCGTGCTTTGCTCGAGCACGCTCAGACCCTCTTGGCCTTACATCTAGCAACAAGGGTTGGATCCAGAACCAGCAGAGTACTCATTTAATTTAAGTCCTGCTAGAACAGAAACACAGATCTTGCCAAAGAAGCTGTCCTCCGGTACCCACTTCCACATCAGCACCATCAGCTTGTTTCAACACCCAGTTCAACGAGTACAGACTAAAGCCCCATCCATCTTCCAGCTAAATAAGACTGTTGGCATCCCTCCACGCAGGAAGCAGAGCTGATGCCTGTGCAGCCAACAGGACAGTTGTACCTGCAGTGACAGCCGAAACTTGATGTGTCATCTCACATATTGAGGAAAAGTAGTGGAGAGTTTTTTGCAGGACAGCCACTCTGGAGACCCAGCAGACAGCTACCTACTAGTGAACagttctttccttctgtctctggtaatctggaaaggaaagagaaggcaaGGCTGAAAGGGCAGGAGTGGCAGTCGCTGATGACAAGGGGGAATTAGCCAAAATgttaaaggaaaacataaattcTGTTTATACCTCACTAAGTAGAGGCAGTAAAGGCTACTTTCTTGGGTAGCAGCTGGCTTTGAAATAGTGTGTTTGCACCCCAGCCACTCATTTCAAGTTATTTTAGGGCACTTAGAACAAAAGTTTGTTTAAAGTCCTCTCTTCCTCTACTCcatagttttcttctttcttcacttaAGGGTCAGTTTCCATTTTATGAAGAATCCTTGTTTGGCTTGACTTGACCTCTTTTTTTGTCCCCTTATATCTATGAACTTTATGGGTGCAGAAACTGAGAGTTAATATAGTCTTTTCCTTCACTTGGAATTTAAAGGTCCTTAGGGAGGGATAAAAGCCACAAGCAGTGTCCACCACTGGCACAGGTCCACTAGTGACAGAAGTTATTCCTATGTTATTCAAGGATAAGTAGCTACTTCTACAGGTCTAAAGTTAACATTTCCATTCAACAATCATCCCACCTTTTAGCATTGTGTTGCTAAGCCCTGCTCTAGATGTTTTTCTATGTGGGCAGCTGAAGCCAGTCCTTACTGTTTTGACTTGGTACCTGCCCCGATCCCCAGATCAAAGCCCAATCTTCTTTCTGATCTGCAGGCTTAACACCGTCTACGGCCTTAGACTCATAACCGCTAAGCTCAGGTGGAATCGGCAGGGACGCATGGCAGTCTGCTTCCCAAGGAGAAATGCTGCTAGGTGACTGGACTCGGAGCTAGCGGGCACTTACTGTAGGGGAAGTACCGCACACGCATGGTGATTTCACGGGCTGTCTTCAGGATCTCCACagcctgaaagcagaaagagttGCTCAGTGACCATGCTGGGCTGGAGGATAGGAAAGAGGAATGTATCAGTTATGTGGTGCCAGCAGCTGAGTTGGTGCAGGCTGAGAGGCTGGAAAGAGATGGTGTGTGCACAGATCCCCatcctgtccctgctccagcagctgggccaCAGGAGTGCTCACCTTGCTGTGCTCAATATCCTGGAAATCCACATCGTTCACCGAGAGCACCTGGTCCCCTtcctgcagcccagctctgTGCGCATCCGAGTCGGGGATCACCtgcaaagggaagagcagagacagCAACAGTGACTCTCCGCACGGCCAGTGCGGCAGCTCCCCTCCCTCGCAGCCAAGgcagcccagccccagagccTCCCCACGGTGCCCATCCAGCACGCTCAGGCGGGActgggggaggatggggagcaGGGACTGCAGCGCACCAGCAACACTCTGTGGGCACAGGACTGCCTGATTGCTGCTTGGTGCCTGGCAAATTACAGCTATGTGTTTGGAGATGCATATAAGGCATATGACAATATCCCTGCACGCCCTGCTGGCTCAGCAACACCCAAGGGAACAGACAGAACACGGGGAGGGAATGGCAGAAGGACAGACACACCTTAGAGATGAAGATCCCCAGCTGCGAGGCTTTTCCTCCCCGGATGTTGAATCCCAGCTGTGAGAGAAACCAGCAGTGAACTACAGTCACCCCACTTTGTCCCAGGACCCTTCCCACTGCTAACGTGTCTCTTCCGGATGGAGTaaagctgctggtgctgcagcgTTCAGCCAGGCATCAGCAAGCACCACTCCCTCTCTGCTAACTTCTGTGGCAATCTCACCTTAAACACCCCAGGGGCTCCCTGTCCCCGTATCAGCTCTGCATCCCAAGATACTCTACTGCTCTGCCTCACCCACAAAGCTTTCTTCtcccagcagggcagcagcGATGCCTCCCCTTATCCCACCCATCC harbors:
- the PDZD11 gene encoding PDZ domain-containing protein 11, which translates into the protein MEGRLPYDDFPVVFLPPYESPPAWVPPHERVYHPDYNNELTQFLPRTIVLKKPPGAQLGFNIRGGKASQLGIFISKVIPDSDAHRAGLQEGDQVLSVNDVDFQDIEHSKAVEILKTAREITMRVRYFPYNYQRQKERTVH